The following coding sequences are from one Macaca nemestrina isolate mMacNem1 chromosome 1, mMacNem.hap1, whole genome shotgun sequence window:
- the LOC105478967 gene encoding putative uncharacterized protein PIK3CD-AS1 — MPSHSACSVLSIAPEPPWDLRKYLLNIVAEEKRSPQLSAKTRRRGLRLQKRRNALFLLEGDIRVVGSTSGARALIPETSKQERSGTVIAYCNLELLASSDPPVWASQSSGMTGMSYRYQPQPGFKSTPPAHSSVFHHSVQVPKEDQAQEAASRPLTSQDGWNPNIKK, encoded by the exons ATGCCCTCCCACTCTGCCTGCTCTGTTCTTAGCATAGCCCCTGAGCCCCCGTGGGATCTCAGGAAATACTTGCTAAACATAGTAGCGGAGGAGAAACGGAGCCCACAGCTTAGTGCAAAGACCCGGCGGCGTGGACTGAGGCTGCAGAAACGCAGAAACGCGCTTTTCCTGCTAGAAGGGGACATCCGCGTGGTCGGGAGTACCTCTGGGGCACGTGCCCTAATTCCAGAAACATCTAA gcaggagcgcagtggcactgtaatagcttactgcaaccttgaactcctggcttcaagtgatcctcccgtctgggcctcccaaagctctgggatgaCGGGTATGAGCTACCGCTATCAGCCACAACCGGGTTTTAAGAGCACTCCTCCAGCCCACTCCAGTGTCTTCCATCATTCTGTGCAAGTACCAAAAGAGGACCAAGCCCAGGAAGCCGCCAGCAGGCCTCTCACCAGCCAAGATGGCTGGAATCCTAATATCAAGAAATGA